Proteins encoded within one genomic window of Balneolaceae bacterium:
- a CDS encoding class I SAM-dependent methyltransferase codes for MSWFEKWFDSPLYEKLYAYRNKNEADKLAKLIEKEIPASEYPNILDLGCGRGRHSITLAERGYNVLGIDLSKEVIAKAVQIAGDKDLPNLRFQVGDMRRPLDRSFDAVVNLFTTFGYFLKDKENEKVIKSVSKMLSEDGIFILDYLNAHKVRKELVEEEEELFQDMTVHIERKIENNMVYKKIRFTGEKLEKPIQYHERVKLYKKDWFEGAFAKNGFQLDRSYGSYEGDNFDKEESSRLLMIARKI; via the coding sequence ATGAGTTGGTTTGAAAAATGGTTCGACAGTCCACTATATGAAAAACTTTATGCATACCGGAATAAGAATGAAGCAGATAAACTGGCAAAACTTATCGAAAAAGAGATCCCCGCATCAGAATACCCAAACATTCTGGACCTTGGCTGTGGTCGGGGACGCCACTCCATAACTCTTGCCGAGCGAGGATATAATGTCCTGGGAATCGATCTCTCCAAAGAGGTGATTGCCAAAGCAGTACAAATTGCCGGAGACAAAGATCTTCCAAACCTTCGATTCCAGGTTGGCGATATGCGGCGTCCGCTGGACAGATCATTTGATGCCGTAGTAAACCTCTTTACCACTTTTGGTTATTTTTTGAAGGATAAAGAAAATGAAAAAGTGATTAAAAGTGTCAGCAAGATGCTCTCAGAAGATGGAATATTCATCCTGGATTACCTGAATGCCCATAAGGTCAGAAAAGAGCTGGTAGAGGAGGAGGAAGAGTTATTTCAGGATATGACCGTTCATATCGAACGAAAAATTGAAAACAACATGGTCTATAAAAAGATCCGCTTTACCGGCGAAAAGCTGGAAAAACCGATTCAATATCATGAACGGGTTAAACTCTACAAAAAAGATTGGTTTGAGGGAGCCTTTGCCAAAAACGGTTTTCAGCTTGATCGAAGCTATGGATCTTACGAGGGGGATAATTTTGATAAAGAAGAGAGTTCCCGTTTATTGATGATTGCAAGAAAGATTTAG
- the pyrF gene encoding orotidine-5'-phosphate decarboxylase, with translation MTFTEKLKRTVTGSKSLLCVGLDPVPERIPEPLAKKYSNRSDLVLEFCSRVIDVTKDHACAYKPNTAFFEALGSPGWEILEQTIQHIPKEKVIIADAKRGDIGNTAAQYKKAFFDELNADAITLNALMGMDTLDPFIDDEEKAVFVLAMTSNRGSADFLQRRFQGRMSLGEYIAEELSKKQEKSLTHLGMVVGATQIESIGSVIQTNPEAHLLIPGIGKQGGSVSDLQAVLKYHNGIPVINSSRSIIYAGSNQADWESAVSRAALEMKQSLKELTERYV, from the coding sequence ATGACTTTTACTGAGAAGTTGAAACGAACGGTAACCGGCTCTAAATCCCTGTTATGTGTTGGGCTTGATCCCGTTCCCGAACGGATTCCCGAACCTCTCGCTAAAAAATATTCAAATCGGTCAGATCTGGTCCTGGAATTTTGCTCGCGAGTGATTGATGTTACCAAAGATCACGCTTGTGCCTATAAACCGAATACAGCTTTTTTTGAAGCGCTGGGCAGCCCCGGATGGGAGATTCTGGAGCAAACTATTCAGCATATACCCAAAGAAAAAGTAATTATTGCCGATGCAAAACGAGGCGATATCGGTAATACTGCTGCCCAATATAAAAAGGCTTTTTTTGATGAGCTGAATGCCGATGCCATAACTCTCAATGCTTTGATGGGAATGGATACACTGGACCCTTTTATTGATGATGAAGAGAAAGCTGTATTCGTGCTGGCAATGACCTCTAACCGAGGATCTGCCGACTTCCTGCAGCGGCGTTTTCAAGGACGGATGTCACTTGGCGAATATATCGCTGAAGAGCTTAGCAAAAAGCAGGAGAAAAGCCTCACTCATCTGGGGATGGTGGTTGGTGCTACACAAATTGAATCGATCGGATCCGTTATTCAAACCAACCCCGAAGCCCATCTGTTAATCCCCGGTATTGGAAAGCAGGGTGGTTCTGTAAGCGATTTACAAGCTGTATTGAAATACCATAACGGAATTCCAGTTATTAACTCCTCCCGGTCAATTATTTATGCGGGATCGAATCAAGCAGATTGGGAGAGTGCTGTATCGAGGGCAGCATTAGAAATGAAACAATCACTAAAGGAGCTTACCGAACGATATGTCTGA
- the rnhA gene encoding ribonuclease HI, translated as MSDSLPEVILYTDGACSGNPGPGGWAALLMWKGKEKEMTGGAPDTTNNRMEMKAVIEGLKALKKPCHVKIHSDSALIVNTFKQGWIENWQKKGWKKSNKKPVENRDLWEAMLKVMEPHTIEWIKVKGHADNQLNNRVDKLAVQASQKYK; from the coding sequence ATGTCTGATTCTTTGCCAGAAGTTATTCTATATACTGATGGAGCGTGCAGCGGAAATCCCGGACCGGGCGGCTGGGCGGCGCTTTTAATGTGGAAAGGAAAAGAGAAAGAGATGACCGGAGGGGCCCCCGATACCACCAACAACCGAATGGAGATGAAGGCTGTAATTGAGGGGTTGAAAGCATTGAAGAAACCGTGCCATGTAAAAATTCACAGCGATTCAGCCCTGATAGTAAATACATTTAAACAGGGCTGGATAGAGAACTGGCAGAAAAAAGGTTGGAAAAAATCCAACAAAAAACCTGTAGAGAACCGGGATCTTTGGGAAGCGATGCTGAAAGTGATGGAGCCTCACACTATTGAATGGATCAAAGTAAAAGGCCATGCTGATAATCAGCTAAACAACCGGGTTGATAAACTGGCTGTACAGGCTTCCCAAAAATATAAGTAA